The following proteins are encoded in a genomic region of Phycisphaera sp.:
- a CDS encoding efflux RND transporter permease subunit: MSLPAFGVRKPVVANLVMFAIIGAGVLLGMGLRREFFPEVSANRVVVSAPYPGASPDEIERSLAIKIEDRVSDLRDVVEINTTVTEGSAQLIIEFQDSIDIDEAVSDVKREVDALQDLPEQSERIIVDKLEPNLPAIIVSIFGDTSERALKEAALAIREDLRALPGMADVTIDGIRTDEIRVEVRPQAMVEHQLSLPAIADRVRASMQELPGGTVRTGTQTLSVRTVRVEEDSQLIANIVVKSGGGRVLRLGDIAEVTYGFRDTDLITRFEGKPAVSLTCFQVGDSDVVTIAEIAKAYTAGMRGDPIELTIGERISKAMRAMQNQQLERQGKPLDLSPVSDRLLAYEEGQKWIGRLPGEARITTDLARFVTGRLNLLTRNALQGGALVFLVLVLLLNWRVSFWVAIGLVISLAGTIAMMRLTGITLNLLTMFGLIIVIGILVDDAIVVAENIVARHEEGMSPTQAAIEGAGQVSWPVVTTVLTTVFAFLPLALIEGQIGDFLAALPIVVAVSLLVSLIESLFILPSHMAHTLRKSDKAERTGKVSRLSRFEARYDRARDGLFTHVLIPHYTRLLVKCLRYRYLTLTVAISAIVVSAAMVVGGKLEFIFFEVEDAESINVTLRMPIGTPVGETDAIVRRIEQSSLAQPEVASAYSSVGAIGDVNGEGGDIAQPHLGQIFLELNPVEQRDRTSNDVILAIRDQLGELPGVKSLRFEPIGGGPGGVAISLGIVGDNTEQATVVADRLKDMLDEIEAVFDIEDDADAGQRELRFDLKDGATELGFTRALLGEQIRGAVFGLEPHTFAGNREDVKVRVTLPKATRSSPVAIEDTYVFAPSGQAVPLIEVATIEEGRGYATVRRLDRERIITVSADVNRQLGNPEEIVASLRSKLVELEREFPSVQIVERGRQKDVAESFATLPLGMAVAAGLIFVTLAWLFSSYLQPLIVMAAIPFATVGMIWGHIALGFAMTFLSLIGFVALSGIVVNDSLIFMEFFNERRRGAAGLPLALVRAGRARLRPILLTTITTVLGLTPLMLEQSFQARFLIPMAITIACGLMSATAIILLVLPSMLAILSDIKALTRMAWTGSMTKETNGNGEPEQPAATGP; encoded by the coding sequence ATGAGCCTGCCAGCCTTTGGCGTCCGCAAGCCGGTCGTGGCCAACTTGGTCATGTTCGCCATCATCGGCGCGGGTGTGCTGCTGGGCATGGGGTTGCGGCGCGAGTTCTTCCCCGAGGTGAGCGCGAACCGCGTGGTCGTTTCCGCACCGTACCCCGGCGCTTCGCCCGACGAGATCGAGCGTTCGCTGGCGATCAAGATCGAGGACCGCGTCTCGGACCTTCGCGATGTGGTGGAGATCAACACAACCGTCACCGAAGGCAGCGCCCAGCTCATCATCGAGTTTCAGGATTCGATCGACATCGATGAGGCCGTCAGCGACGTGAAGCGAGAGGTCGACGCCCTCCAGGATCTGCCCGAGCAGTCCGAACGCATCATCGTTGACAAGCTCGAACCCAATCTGCCGGCCATCATCGTCTCGATCTTCGGCGACACAAGCGAACGGGCCCTCAAAGAAGCCGCCCTGGCTATCCGCGAGGATCTGCGCGCCCTGCCCGGCATGGCCGACGTCACCATCGACGGCATCCGCACCGACGAGATCCGCGTCGAGGTCAGGCCACAGGCGATGGTCGAGCACCAACTGAGCCTCCCCGCGATCGCCGATCGTGTGCGCGCTTCCATGCAAGAACTCCCCGGCGGCACCGTCCGCACCGGCACACAGACGCTCTCGGTACGCACCGTACGAGTCGAGGAAGATTCACAGCTCATCGCCAACATCGTGGTCAAGAGCGGGGGTGGCCGGGTGCTGCGGCTTGGCGACATCGCCGAAGTGACGTACGGCTTCCGCGACACCGACCTCATCACGCGCTTCGAGGGCAAGCCCGCCGTCTCGCTGACCTGCTTCCAGGTGGGCGACTCGGACGTGGTCACGATCGCCGAGATCGCCAAGGCCTACACCGCCGGCATGCGGGGCGACCCGATCGAGTTAACAATCGGGGAGCGCATCTCCAAAGCCATGCGGGCGATGCAAAACCAGCAACTCGAGAGGCAGGGCAAACCCCTCGACCTCAGCCCGGTGTCCGACCGCCTTCTCGCCTATGAGGAAGGCCAGAAGTGGATCGGCCGCCTGCCCGGCGAGGCCCGAATCACCACCGACTTGGCACGGTTCGTAACAGGCCGGCTCAATCTCCTCACGCGCAACGCGCTACAGGGCGGCGCGCTGGTGTTCCTGGTGCTCGTGCTGCTGCTCAACTGGCGGGTGTCGTTCTGGGTGGCCATTGGCCTGGTCATCTCGCTGGCGGGCACCATCGCCATGATGCGCCTCACCGGCATCACCCTCAACCTGCTCACGATGTTCGGGCTGATCATCGTCATCGGCATTCTGGTCGACGACGCCATCGTGGTGGCCGAGAACATCGTCGCGCGCCACGAAGAGGGCATGTCACCCACACAGGCGGCCATCGAGGGCGCGGGGCAGGTGTCCTGGCCAGTCGTAACCACCGTGCTGACCACCGTGTTCGCGTTCCTGCCGCTCGCGCTGATCGAGGGCCAGATTGGCGATTTCCTAGCGGCGTTACCCATCGTGGTGGCCGTCTCGCTGCTTGTCTCGCTGATCGAGTCGCTGTTCATATTGCCAAGCCACATGGCGCACACGCTGCGTAAGTCCGACAAAGCCGAACGCACCGGCAAGGTCTCCCGCCTCTCCCGCTTCGAGGCTCGCTACGACCGCGCCCGCGATGGCCTGTTCACCCATGTGCTCATCCCGCACTACACCAGGCTGCTGGTCAAGTGCCTGAGGTATCGCTATCTCACGCTGACGGTGGCGATCTCTGCCATCGTTGTTTCGGCGGCCATGGTCGTGGGTGGGAAATTGGAGTTTATTTTCTTCGAAGTCGAAGACGCCGAGTCGATCAACGTTACGCTGCGCATGCCCATCGGCACGCCCGTGGGCGAGACCGACGCCATCGTACGTCGCATCGAGCAATCCTCGCTCGCCCAACCCGAGGTGGCCAGCGCGTACTCGTCGGTGGGTGCCATCGGCGACGTGAACGGCGAGGGCGGCGACATCGCCCAGCCCCACCTGGGCCAGATCTTCCTCGAGCTCAATCCCGTCGAGCAGCGCGACCGCACGAGCAACGACGTGATCCTGGCCATTCGCGACCAGCTTGGCGAGCTGCCCGGCGTCAAAAGCCTGCGCTTCGAGCCCATCGGCGGCGGACCGGGCGGCGTGGCCATCAGCCTGGGCATCGTGGGTGACAACACCGAGCAGGCAACGGTGGTCGCCGATCGCCTCAAGGACATGCTCGACGAGATCGAGGCGGTCTTCGACATCGAGGACGACGCCGACGCCGGCCAGCGCGAGCTGCGATTCGATCTCAAAGACGGAGCAACAGAACTCGGCTTCACGCGGGCGCTCCTGGGTGAGCAGATCCGCGGCGCGGTCTTCGGGCTCGAGCCCCACACCTTCGCCGGCAATCGCGAGGACGTCAAGGTCCGCGTCACGCTGCCCAAGGCCACCCGATCGAGCCCGGTCGCCATCGAGGACACCTATGTGTTCGCGCCATCCGGCCAGGCCGTGCCGCTGATCGAGGTCGCCACGATCGAGGAAGGCCGCGGCTACGCCACCGTGCGCCGGCTCGACCGCGAGCGCATCATCACCGTCAGCGCCGACGTCAACCGACAGCTTGGCAACCCCGAGGAGATCGTCGCGTCGCTACGGTCGAAATTGGTCGAGCTGGAACGCGAGTTCCCCAGCGTGCAGATCGTCGAACGTGGGCGGCAGAAGGATGTGGCCGAGAGCTTCGCGACGCTGCCGCTGGGCATGGCGGTCGCAGCAGGGCTCATCTTCGTCACGCTCGCGTGGCTGTTTTCCAGCTACCTCCAGCCGCTCATCGTGATGGCGGCGATCCCATTCGCGACGGTTGGCATGATCTGGGGCCACATCGCCCTGGGCTTCGCGATGACGTTCCTCTCGCTCATCGGCTTCGTCGCGCTCTCGGGCATCGTGGTGAACGACTCGCTCATCTTCATGGAGTTCTTCAATGAACGCCGGCGCGGTGCCGCGGGCTTGCCACTCGCGCTCGTTCGTGCCGGCCGCGCCCGCTTGCGACCCATCCTGCTCACGACCATCACCACCGTGCTGGGCCTCACGCCGCTCATGCTCGAGCAATCGTTCCAGGCCCGGTTCCTGATCCCGATGGCCATCACGATCGCGTGCGGGCTCATGTCGGCTACGGCCATCATCTTGCTGGTGCTGCCATCGATGCTGGCGATCCTGAGTGACATCAAGGCCCTGACGCGCATGGCCTGGACGGGTTCGATGACCAAGGAAACCAATGGCAACGGAGAGCCCGAACAACCCGCCGCCACGGGCCCTTAA
- the queC gene encoding 7-cyano-7-deazaguanine synthase QueC yields the protein MTAAVVLLSGGLDSATCLALARREGFECHALTFDYGQRHKAEIRCARLVAGQLAAASHTVYSLDVGPFAGSSLTTGGDVPKGGAEPGEGDIPSTYVPARNLVFLSIATALAETLGASDVFIGVNAVDYSGYPDCRPEFVDAFAKAATLATRRGTQEDHPLGVRTPLLEMSKAEIVRAGLDAGVDFALTTSCYDPTKVEHGPIACGRCDACILRRRGFEAAGVQDPTRYA from the coding sequence ATGACCGCGGCGGTGGTCCTGCTCAGTGGTGGGCTCGATAGCGCGACCTGCCTGGCCTTGGCAAGGCGTGAGGGATTCGAGTGCCACGCGCTGACATTCGACTACGGCCAGCGGCACAAGGCGGAGATCCGCTGCGCCCGCCTCGTCGCCGGCCAGCTCGCGGCCGCGTCGCACACCGTGTATTCGTTGGATGTTGGGCCCTTCGCCGGATCTTCGCTCACGACTGGAGGCGATGTTCCCAAGGGCGGTGCCGAGCCGGGCGAGGGCGACATCCCCTCCACGTACGTGCCGGCCCGCAATCTCGTGTTCCTCTCGATCGCGACGGCCCTTGCCGAGACGCTGGGCGCGAGCGACGTGTTCATCGGTGTCAATGCCGTGGACTACTCGGGCTACCCCGACTGCCGGCCCGAGTTCGTTGATGCCTTCGCGAAGGCGGCAACGCTGGCGACGCGCCGTGGGACGCAGGAAGACCACCCCCTGGGCGTACGCACGCCGTTGTTGGAGATGAGCAAGGCCGAGATCGTGCGCGCCGGGCTGGACGCGGGCGTGGACTTTGCGCTCACGACCTCGTGCTATGACCCCACCAAGGTTGAGCACGGGCCGATCGCGTGCGGGCGCTGCGACGCGTGCATCCTGCGGCGGCGGGGGTTCGAGGCCGCCGGCGTGCAAGACCCGACGAGGTACGCATGA
- a CDS encoding trypsin-like peptidase domain-containing protein — translation MSIRMTVLCAAVMVAVTGIAVSLLPKDAGAGQRGDEADTGLVFATPKDQAGANVPADVQADVAFAGSLSRVFRHASQNIEPSVIHIQTARRVYRTVRDQFGRIVREEETLPAGVGSGVIVTADGFALTNHHVVQGADEILVTLSDGRTVPAQRVGSDPGTDLAVLQLEAKDLIPARIADSDGLQVGDWVVAVGSPFGLDHTVTAGIVSAKGRSGLAPRQATRQRVDRFEEFIQTDAAINPGNSGGPLVNLHGELVGINSMIASSDGGGSVGIGFAIPSAIATSVFENVRETGQLEQGFLGVSDLVNTSDVAADTGQDLPIGVYVQTVIDNGPADLAGIRPGDIIIAINGRQTENFNRLRNLVGLTRPGTPITLQIVRDGQTLELEAEVTGSDQLRALAYREQHQAERRALEQAMERAQAVSVLGVQGSTIDQSVPLLFPGMPSEGVLVIEVDPETPASALNITKGDVILGVNGREVRTVEQLIGVMEKADLSTGVRVEFVSGGRRQSAVVRLRG, via the coding sequence ATGTCGATCAGGATGACCGTGCTGTGCGCTGCCGTGATGGTGGCCGTCACCGGGATTGCCGTTTCTTTGCTCCCCAAGGACGCGGGAGCGGGGCAGCGGGGCGACGAGGCCGATACGGGTCTGGTCTTCGCCACGCCGAAGGATCAGGCTGGTGCCAACGTGCCGGCAGACGTCCAGGCTGATGTTGCCTTCGCGGGCAGCCTCAGCCGCGTGTTCCGCCACGCCTCGCAGAACATCGAGCCATCGGTGATCCACATCCAGACCGCCCGGCGGGTGTATCGCACGGTGCGTGACCAGTTCGGCCGCATCGTGCGAGAGGAAGAAACCTTGCCCGCTGGTGTTGGTTCCGGTGTGATCGTCACCGCCGACGGGTTCGCTCTGACGAATCACCACGTGGTGCAGGGTGCCGATGAAATCCTGGTCACGCTGTCCGATGGGCGGACAGTGCCGGCCCAGCGTGTCGGCTCGGACCCCGGTACCGACCTCGCGGTTTTGCAACTCGAGGCCAAAGACCTGATCCCAGCCCGCATTGCCGATAGTGATGGGTTGCAAGTGGGCGACTGGGTCGTAGCCGTGGGCAGCCCGTTCGGGCTCGACCACACCGTGACGGCGGGCATCGTGAGCGCCAAGGGCCGCAGTGGCCTGGCACCACGCCAGGCAACACGGCAGCGTGTCGATCGTTTCGAGGAGTTCATCCAGACCGACGCGGCCATCAACCCCGGCAACAGTGGTGGGCCACTGGTGAACCTGCACGGCGAGCTCGTGGGCATCAACTCGATGATCGCCTCGTCCGATGGCGGGGGTTCGGTGGGCATCGGCTTTGCCATCCCCAGCGCGATCGCCACCAGCGTGTTTGAGAACGTCCGAGAAACCGGCCAGCTCGAGCAGGGCTTCCTGGGCGTGAGCGACCTGGTCAATACCTCGGATGTTGCGGCCGATACCGGACAAGACCTGCCGATTGGCGTGTACGTGCAAACGGTGATTGACAACGGTCCGGCCGATCTCGCTGGCATCCGGCCCGGCGACATCATCATCGCGATCAACGGCCGCCAAACCGAGAACTTCAACCGCTTGCGAAACCTCGTAGGCCTGACGCGTCCCGGGACGCCGATCACGTTGCAGATTGTCCGTGATGGCCAGACCCTCGAACTCGAGGCTGAGGTTACCGGGAGCGATCAGCTGCGAGCCCTCGCGTATCGCGAGCAGCACCAGGCAGAGCGACGCGCACTCGAACAAGCGATGGAGCGGGCCCAGGCGGTCAGCGTACTCGGGGTCCAGGGGTCGACGATCGATCAGAGCGTGCCGTTGCTCTTCCCCGGCATGCCGAGCGAGGGCGTGCTGGTGATCGAGGTTGATCCAGAGACGCCAGCGAGCGCTCTGAATATTACCAAGGGCGACGTGATCCTGGGCGTCAACGGCCGGGAAGTCCGAACGGTCGAGCAACTCATCGGCGTGATGGAGAAGGCAGACCTGAGCACCGGTGTGCGTGTCGAGTTCGTCAGCGGCGGTCGCCGCCAGAGCGCGGTGGTTCGGTTGCGGGGCTAG
- a CDS encoding GNAT family N-acetyltransferase translates to MPGRQGATPVEVRALLATDPIAPITDLLHRAYAGQRERGMDPLAGRQSVEITRQRCYRGQAFVALKPSDGPPSAGFATRLLGAILFQEREDAAFPPWFLRKDVTHFSQFAVDPGLQRAGVGVALLGRVEQETLALGASELALSMAEPDVPLRGYYERRGYRVVQSWHWPYTNYQSLIMSKTLTSQTGAN, encoded by the coding sequence ATGCCTGGCCGGCAAGGCGCTACCCCAGTGGAGGTCCGCGCGTTGCTGGCCACCGACCCGATCGCCCCGATCACGGACCTGTTGCACCGGGCGTACGCGGGCCAGCGGGAGCGGGGGATGGACCCCCTGGCCGGCCGCCAATCGGTCGAGATCACCCGGCAGCGCTGCTATCGGGGCCAGGCGTTCGTCGCGCTCAAGCCCTCGGATGGCCCGCCATCGGCCGGTTTTGCAACGCGATTGCTCGGGGCGATCCTCTTTCAGGAACGCGAGGACGCCGCGTTTCCGCCATGGTTCCTTCGCAAGGACGTGACGCACTTCTCGCAGTTCGCGGTCGATCCAGGGCTGCAGCGTGCCGGTGTGGGAGTGGCATTGCTCGGGCGTGTCGAGCAGGAAACTCTCGCACTGGGGGCGTCCGAGTTGGCGCTCAGCATGGCCGAGCCTGACGTGCCGCTGCGTGGGTATTACGAGCGGCGGGGCTACCGCGTGGTCCAGTCGTGGCACTGGCCGTACACCAACTACCAGAGCCTCATCATGAGCAAGACTCTCACATCGCAAACGGGGGCCAACTGA
- a CDS encoding acyl-CoA thioesterase, with protein sequence MPATNHNPASIDAQATSIEVRIRYCECDPMGVAHHASYAPWLEMARTEALRVSGKTYAQMEASGVFLVVTRLELAYRRPARYDDVLRISCAASIAGRARLRHEYRIELIEAGDAQHGRTNDQPLATATTELACVDATGRPCPMPQWLVDVVRG encoded by the coding sequence GTGCCCGCAACGAATCACAACCCAGCATCTATCGACGCACAGGCGACATCCATCGAGGTGCGTATTCGATATTGCGAATGCGATCCCATGGGCGTAGCCCACCACGCCAGTTATGCGCCCTGGCTCGAGATGGCCCGCACCGAGGCCCTCCGCGTGAGCGGGAAGACGTACGCCCAGATGGAAGCCTCGGGGGTGTTCCTGGTCGTGACCAGACTCGAACTGGCCTATCGCCGCCCTGCGCGGTACGACGACGTGCTGCGCATCTCGTGTGCCGCAAGCATCGCAGGGCGGGCCCGACTGCGGCACGAGTATCGGATCGAACTCATCGAAGCCGGCGACGCACAACACGGTCGGACCAACGACCAACCACTGGCGACCGCCACCACGGAACTGGCGTGTGTTGATGCCACGGGGCGGCCCTGCCCGATGCCTCAGTGGCTGGTGGACGTGGTCCGAGGCTGA
- a CDS encoding 7-carboxy-7-deazaguanine synthase QueE, whose product MSGPALPIAETFVSIQGEGKLTGVPSWFVRVAGCNLRCSWCDTPYASWEPKGEQRRVRDLLGEARTSGLSHAVLTGGEPMIFEAIADLSRGLAEMGIHVTIETAGTVHRPVHCDLLSLSPKLANSTPVDDPRDPSGALAIRHEKKRLDFDALNALLVDHRERQLKFVVASPADLPEIEAVLSRLPHVAARDVLLMPEGVASPDPAGLGWLVETCLARGWRYCHRLHIELFGNRRGT is encoded by the coding sequence ATGAGCGGGCCCGCGCTGCCGATCGCCGAGACGTTCGTCTCTATCCAGGGCGAGGGCAAGCTGACCGGCGTGCCCTCGTGGTTCGTGCGCGTGGCGGGGTGCAACCTGCGGTGCTCGTGGTGCGACACGCCCTACGCGAGCTGGGAGCCCAAGGGCGAGCAGCGCCGGGTCAGGGACTTGCTGGGCGAGGCCAGGACGTCGGGCCTCTCTCACGCCGTGCTGACCGGAGGCGAGCCGATGATCTTCGAGGCCATCGCCGACCTCTCGCGCGGCCTGGCGGAGATGGGCATCCACGTGACCATCGAGACCGCCGGCACCGTCCACCGGCCGGTGCACTGCGACCTGCTGAGCCTGAGCCCGAAGCTGGCCAACAGCACGCCCGTCGACGACCCGCGTGATCCGAGCGGGGCGTTGGCCATCCGGCACGAGAAGAAGAGATTGGACTTCGACGCATTGAACGCCTTGCTGGTCGATCACCGCGAGCGGCAGCTCAAGTTTGTGGTTGCCTCGCCGGCCGACCTGCCCGAGATTGAGGCCGTGCTGTCGCGGCTGCCCCATGTCGCTGCCCGGGACGTGTTGCTGATGCCCGAGGGCGTGGCTAGCCCCGACCCTGCCGGGCTTGGCTGGCTTGTGGAAACCTGCCTGGCTCGAGGCTGGCGGTACTGCCACAGGCTCCATATCGAGCTTTTCGGTAATCGGCGCGGAACTTAG
- a CDS encoding alpha/beta hydrolase, with the protein MRIGVIIAVMGVLLLAIGLIFSPDRAMIFPASIAGPLPPPPNGVQAMQTDAGVVWFLPATTTEPAPAIMLFHGNGENIASTLSTAKVYQSRGLAVALVEYPGYGGTPGKPTQASATTAAVAAYDTIKARDGIDADLVFTHGFSLGGGVAAQLARRRPLAGLILESTFSSLTAMYRSMRVPGFLCRDPFRTDLVLANFDRPVLLIHGKQDTIVPPIHSQRLHEIASDSVYLETDGGHNDGPSDPEAYWRAIDDLIARSTEP; encoded by the coding sequence ATGCGCATCGGCGTGATCATCGCGGTCATGGGAGTGCTGCTCTTGGCCATCGGCCTGATCTTCTCACCCGACCGGGCCATGATCTTTCCGGCTTCCATCGCCGGGCCGTTGCCACCACCGCCCAATGGCGTCCAGGCCATGCAGACCGACGCGGGGGTGGTGTGGTTCCTGCCGGCCACAACCACCGAACCCGCCCCGGCCATCATGCTCTTCCACGGCAACGGCGAGAATATCGCCAGCACGCTCTCGACCGCCAAGGTGTACCAGTCGCGAGGGCTGGCGGTTGCGCTCGTCGAGTACCCCGGTTACGGCGGCACACCCGGCAAGCCAACCCAAGCCTCGGCCACCACAGCCGCAGTCGCCGCATACGACACGATCAAGGCACGCGATGGCATCGACGCCGATCTCGTCTTTACCCACGGCTTCTCACTTGGCGGGGGTGTCGCAGCGCAGCTCGCCCGGCGCCGCCCGCTTGCGGGGCTGATCCTCGAGTCAACGTTCTCGAGCCTGACGGCGATGTACCGATCGATGCGCGTCCCGGGGTTTCTGTGCCGCGATCCGTTCCGCACCGACCTGGTTCTCGCGAACTTCGATCGCCCCGTGCTGCTGATTCATGGCAAGCAGGACACCATCGTGCCGCCCATCCATAGCCAGCGCCTGCATGAGATCGCGTCCGATTCGGTGTACCTGGAAACAGACGGCGGCCACAACGATGGGCCGTCGGACCCAGAGGCCTACTGGAGGGCCATCGACGACCTGATCGCCCGTTCTACGGAGCCTTGA